The Oxalobacteraceae bacterium OTU3CINTB1 genome includes a window with the following:
- a CDS encoding TonB-dependent receptor, with translation MKNRNPSPLKPSVLAVGGVLAAMAAMATVATSAHAQTSPAEPAPATTPASAQSADSVVVVTGFRASLNSALNTKRASDGIIDVIKAEDIAKFPDANLAESLQRVPGVSLTRGDGGEGKQITVRGLNAGFTRVRINGIEGVTATGASDINGSTNRGRGFDFSVFASELFNSLEVRKTSEASVEEGSLGATVDLRTARPFDFKGRTFSLGAQEMHNSLSEKYSPRVTALLSDRWKTPYGQFGALISAAYSKRTVQEEGYEAVELLSASNDGGFCAPAGYAPQNPANNAVKGINAANCGFGVPRTSNLAAYNDVMSRTDNYGGTVANPLPGSGAFAPRIPRYRRSMTQYERSGVTGSLQWRPSSSTELNLDLLGGKFNNKRYDNYISAISFGRSLGQSNGKPQTSILESHFNEAGSWDYGKFNAVDIRSEGLLDVYSTLFRQHVLSGRHDVTDRLKIDFLTGQSRSDLDEPQRTTVQFDSPNANGYSFDFRNNRNVPTMNFGIDVTNPNNFSFAPQEADGTFHGQFVGRYLHTRNTLKTNQVNASYELNDNLTLRTGFSKRDNTWTNVEIGSGGNGLTLPAGVGMGDITRQIGGFGKGLGGGGVPNAWAAVDLDKFLKVYNIECHCTEVPGSSYNFLNQANRGVDESIKALFLAADFKYDLFSIPLRGNVGVRHARTNVDSFALLNANGVLEPARFKNSYRDTLPALNVSATLPHDVMLRFSAGKTLARPEYTDLAPSTTLSTQVQTVTIGNPNLAPIRAKTYDVQAEWYYAKNAMVSVGAFHKDIGTFIQGVSERAVFSSLGLPESILLGGGCSITGGTPACATLPNTTVVVNRQVNTPGGPLTGYEFNLQAPFSFLPGIWANFGLLANYTHVDSKITYITRVDNPNTAANELLTRRANFTGLSPKAHNLTLFYEDKTFSARVSAAHRSSYLLNVLGDVQGHDFTVVDGSTNIDFSMSYNITPQLRVSLEGQNLNDTPLRYGRDSQRNDTLLYVHSGRTFVVGLNYKY, from the coding sequence ATGAAGAACCGGAACCCAAGTCCGCTCAAACCGTCCGTGCTCGCCGTCGGCGGCGTGCTGGCCGCGATGGCCGCGATGGCCACCGTGGCCACATCCGCGCACGCGCAAACCTCCCCCGCCGAACCGGCGCCGGCAACGACGCCAGCGTCCGCGCAGTCCGCCGACTCCGTGGTGGTCGTGACCGGCTTCCGCGCCAGCCTCAACAGTGCGCTGAACACCAAGCGCGCCAGCGACGGCATCATCGACGTCATCAAGGCCGAGGACATCGCCAAGTTCCCCGACGCCAACTTGGCCGAATCGCTGCAGCGGGTGCCGGGCGTGTCGCTCACGCGCGGCGACGGCGGCGAGGGCAAGCAGATCACCGTGCGCGGCCTGAACGCCGGCTTCACGCGCGTGCGCATCAACGGCATCGAGGGCGTGACGGCCACCGGCGCCTCCGACATCAACGGCAGCACCAACCGTGGACGCGGCTTTGACTTTTCCGTGTTCGCTTCCGAACTGTTCAACAGCCTGGAGGTGCGCAAGACCTCCGAGGCCAGCGTCGAGGAAGGCTCGCTCGGGGCCACCGTCGACCTGCGCACGGCGCGCCCGTTCGACTTCAAGGGCCGCACCTTCAGCCTGGGCGCGCAGGAGATGCACAACTCGCTGTCGGAAAAATACAGCCCGCGCGTGACGGCGCTGCTGTCGGACCGCTGGAAAACGCCGTACGGCCAGTTCGGCGCGCTGATCTCGGCCGCCTATTCGAAACGCACGGTGCAGGAGGAAGGCTACGAGGCGGTCGAATTGCTCAGCGCCAGCAACGACGGCGGCTTTTGCGCCCCGGCCGGCTACGCGCCGCAGAATCCCGCCAACAACGCCGTCAAGGGCATCAACGCGGCCAACTGCGGCTTCGGCGTGCCGCGCACGTCCAACCTGGCCGCGTACAACGACGTCATGTCGCGCACCGACAACTACGGGGGAACCGTCGCCAATCCACTGCCCGGCTCGGGCGCGTTCGCGCCACGCATCCCGCGCTACCGCCGCTCGATGACCCAGTACGAGCGCTCCGGCGTGACCGGCTCGCTGCAATGGCGCCCCAGCAGCAGCACCGAGCTCAATCTCGATCTGCTCGGCGGCAAGTTCAACAACAAGCGCTACGACAACTACATCTCGGCCATCTCTTTCGGCCGCAGCCTGGGGCAATCGAACGGCAAGCCGCAGACGTCGATCCTGGAGAGCCATTTCAACGAAGCCGGCAGCTGGGACTACGGCAAGTTCAACGCGGTCGACATCCGCAGCGAAGGGCTGCTCGACGTCTACTCGACCTTGTTCCGGCAGCACGTGTTGTCGGGCCGCCACGATGTCACCGACCGGCTGAAGATCGATTTCCTGACCGGCCAGTCGCGTTCGGACCTGGACGAGCCGCAGCGCACCACGGTGCAGTTCGACTCGCCCAACGCCAACGGCTACTCCTTCGACTTCCGCAACAACCGCAACGTACCGACGATGAACTTCGGCATCGACGTCACCAACCCGAACAACTTCAGCTTCGCGCCGCAGGAGGCGGACGGCACCTTCCACGGCCAGTTCGTCGGCCGCTATCTGCACACCCGCAACACGCTCAAGACCAACCAGGTCAACGCCAGCTACGAGCTTAACGACAACCTGACCTTGCGCACCGGCTTCTCCAAGCGCGACAACACCTGGACCAACGTCGAGATCGGCTCCGGCGGCAACGGCCTGACCTTGCCGGCCGGCGTCGGCATGGGCGACATCACGCGCCAGATCGGCGGCTTCGGCAAGGGCCTGGGCGGCGGCGGCGTGCCGAACGCGTGGGCGGCCGTCGACCTCGACAAGTTCCTCAAGGTCTACAACATCGAGTGCCATTGCACCGAGGTGCCGGGTTCGAGCTACAACTTTTTGAACCAGGCCAACCGTGGCGTCGACGAGTCGATCAAGGCGCTATTCCTGGCGGCCGACTTCAAATACGACCTGTTCTCGATTCCGCTGCGCGGCAATGTCGGCGTGCGCCACGCCCGCACCAACGTCGACAGCTTCGCGCTGCTCAACGCCAACGGCGTGCTGGAACCGGCGCGATTCAAGAACAGCTACCGCGACACCCTGCCGGCGCTCAACGTCTCGGCCACCCTGCCGCACGACGTCATGCTGCGCTTCTCGGCCGGCAAGACCTTGGCGCGTCCGGAATACACCGACCTGGCGCCGTCGACCACGCTCAGCACGCAGGTGCAGACGGTCACGATCGGCAACCCCAATCTGGCGCCGATCCGCGCCAAGACCTACGACGTGCAGGCCGAGTGGTACTACGCCAAGAACGCGATGGTGTCGGTGGGCGCCTTCCACAAGGATATCGGCACCTTTATCCAGGGCGTGTCGGAGCGCGCGGTGTTCTCGTCGCTGGGCTTGCCGGAATCGATCCTGCTGGGCGGCGGTTGCAGCATCACCGGCGGCACGCCGGCCTGCGCCACCTTGCCCAACACCACGGTGGTGGTCAACCGCCAGGTCAACACGCCGGGCGGCCCGCTGACCGGGTACGAGTTCAACCTGCAGGCGCCGTTCAGCTTCCTGCCGGGGATCTGGGCCAATTTCGGCCTGCTGGCCAACTATACGCACGTCGATTCGAAGATCACGTACATCACGCGGGTGGACAACCCGAACACGGCCGCCAATGAGCTGCTGACGCGGCGCGCCAACTTCACCGGCCTGTCACCGAAGGCGCACAACCTGACGTTGTTCTACGAGGACAAGACGTTCAGCGCGCGGGTGTCGGCGGCGCACCGTTCGTCGTATCTGCTCAACGTGCTGGGCGATGTGCAGGGACACGACTTCACCGTGGTCGATGGCTCGACCAACATCGACTTCAGCATGTCGTACAACATCACCCCGCAGTTGCGCGTCAGTCTGGAGGGGCAGAACCTGAACGACACGCCGCTGCGTTACGGGCGTGACAGCCAGCGCAACGACACCTTGCTGTACGTGCACTCGGGGCGGACCTTCGTGGTGGGGTTGAATTACAAGTATTGA